In the genome of Kluyveromyces marxianus DMKU3-1042 DNA, complete genome, chromosome 1, one region contains:
- the RAD50 gene encoding MRX complex DNA-binding subunit — protein MSAIYKLSIQGIRSFDSNDRETIEFGKPLTLIVGTNGSGKTTIIECLKYATTGDLPPNSKNGAFIHDPKITGEKDIRAQVKLAFVNAKGVNMIVTRNIQLLAKKNANTFKTLEGQLVAINRGERTTLSTRATELDQQIPLYLGVPKAILDYVIFCHQEDSLWPLSEPSILKKRFDEIFQAMKFTKALDNLKTIKKDMAIDIKLLKQSVEHLKTDRDRSKATKMNVSQLENKVEEYLLEVKDIEKKLEAITSQSDELFSSNQQFQEVISRSESLQRSKSSLSEQIQRLQSSIEIIPKSKSDLQNMLSNFEGILKDIDSKLKGHFEERERIVSFLEKERTSQQRVIRLQGELCSKKEQYEHSKMKKEELLTELSNTYNIPKQNVTSEVSTMLKMANERLNTIQYKNQKEEADIEEQLLTSRNSLAKKEQQLSYISSDMKKLQNQISKLSNRSKDLNVNETELHVQKENLKSYEAKLRNWDSENVIESLMNEIKSKNQDILSLEDQLEAIQLRINKVNQHSDLFAKHSLLKGNLSAKLKDIKKMEEEIMHEARNLNVSLRIDDDLPESFKLVYNDMKEELSKCKMECDTATKFSIQSENQMKNLENQIQVLNSTTSNLELKIKAVLPEDINIEDYDEELKDSEESYKIALENLKMHRTTLEFNLKALEVAEKENCCYLCQRHFENKESSSRLIKNLQDRTDKNLQKALETTAEEVKIYLDDLKSCYDDVISYRNSIKEKNSLEKKYIEVKKDHDEKSNIQRKCVLELQELQHKFSTISDKIQPCINKLVNFNEEKLRISLELNRVEEELSIYTSQEVLESIEELQQKQKYINDRLRTLRKDISDTQSQKEDKSREYNNLLTLIREKNSDINRMETLLQERNGVIKELEANQDIIKSSEKESSILTEEVQNLKKEIKSHTEVLDEMKKRNRNMELEARDKRDKIQNQITLVTDISKTIKDFEENDSKRLTQCTELLEQHRNAILIKEKDLKDVETLINVDNQRLKDSDKEFKNIKLNIDLCDLKTQLESFDRELSSLDVATAEKEREKYQEESLRLRSAYEKLSAENAGKLGEIKQLQNQIKTLTTQINTDYKNVDELYQREWIKLQTKSLVTDDIDTYSRALDSAIMRYHSLKMKDINRIIDELWKRTYSGTDVDTIKIKTDEVSNVRGKTFNYRVVMYKQDAELDMRGRCSAGQKVLAAIIIRLALSETFGVNCGVIALDEPTTNLDEENIESLARSLGNIIEVRRHQTNFQLIVITHDEKFLNYMNASSYTDHFYKVKRDDRQKSLIEWVDINKVSS, from the coding sequence ATGTCAGCGATATATAAGCTTTCAATTCAAGGGATTCGCTCTTTTGATTCAAACGACAGAGAGACGATAGAATTCGGGAAACCGCTAACATTAATTGTTGGTACCAATGGGTCAGGTAAAACAACTATTATAGAATGTTTGAAGTATGCAACGACAGGTGATCTACCACCAAACTCTAAAAACGGTGCCTTTATTCATGATCCAAAAATCACAGGCGAGAAGGATATTCGAGCGCAGGTGAAACTTGCATTCGTCAATGCAAAGGGAGTTAATATGATTGTTACCAGGAATATTCAGTTActtgcaaagaaaaatgctAACACATTTAAGACTTTAGAAGGTCAATTGGTGGCGATCAATCGTGGCGAACGGACTACTTTAAGTACACGAGCAACTGAGTTGGATCAACAGATCCCGTTATATTTAGGAGTTCCCAAGGCAATTCTTGACTATGTAATATTTTGTCATCAAGAAGACTCATTGTGGCCTCTTAGCGAACCGTCAATACTTAAGAAACGGTTTgatgaaatttttcaagcCATGAAGTTCACTAAAGCCTTGGATAATCTTAAGACGATCAAAAAGGATATGGCAATAGACATCAAATTGCTCAAACAGTCTGTGGAACATTTAAAGACTGATAGAGATAGATCTAAAGCAACCAAAATGAACGTTTCCCAGTTAGAAAATaaagttgaagaatatttaTTGGAAGTAAAGGATAtcgagaagaagttggaagCCATTACAAGTCAATCTGATGAACTTTTCAGTTCAAATCAGCAATTTCAAGAAGTTATATCACGATCGGAAAGCTTACAGCGTAGCAAATCTTCACTATCAGAGcaaattcaaagacttCAATCGTCAATTGAAATTATTCCAAAATCAAAGAGCGATCTCCAGAATATGCTTTCCAACTTTGAAGGAATATTAAAAGATATCGATTCGAAATTGAAAGGTcactttgaagaaagagaaagaatcgTGTCATTCcttgaaaaggaaagaacTAGCCAACAACGGGTTATTCGTCTTCAAGGTGAATTGTGttccaaaaaagaacaatatGAACACTCAAAGAtgaaaaaggaagaacTACTCACCGAATTATCAAACACGTATAATATTCCTAAACAAAATGTAACTTCAGAAGTTTCAACCATGCTTAAAATGGCAAACGAACGTCTAAATACTATACAGTATAAAAACCagaaggaagaagctgaTATCGAGGAACAATTACTCACAAGTAGAAACTCACtagcaaaaaaagaacaacagctatcatatatatcaaGTGATATGAAGAAATTGCAAAACCAAATATCCAAGTTGTCTAACAGATCAAAAGATTTAAATGTGAACGAAACAGAATTACATGTTCAGAAAGAGAATCTTAAAAGTTATGAAGCGAAATTAAGGAATTGGGATTCTGAAAATGTAATTGAAAGTTTAATGAATGAAattaaatcaaaaaatcaaGATATACTTTCCCTAGAAGATCAACTGGAAGCTATTCAATTGCGAATAAACAAAGTAAACCAACATTCTGACCTCTTTGCTAAACATTCCCTTCTTAAAGGTAATTTGAGTGCCAAATTAAaagatataaaaaaaatggaagagGAAATAATGCATGAAGCCAGGAATTTAAACGTTTCTTTACGGATAGATGATGATCTTCCGGAAAGCTTTAAATTAGTTTACAATGAtatgaaagaagaactttcAAAGTGTAAAATGGAATGTGATACTGCCACTAAATTTTCTATCCAATCTGAGAatcaaatgaaaaatttggaaaaccAGATTCAAGTATTAAATTCTACCACAAGTAATCTAGAGTTGAAAATAAAAGCTGTTTTGCCTGAAGATATCAACATTGAGGATTATGATGAGGAACTTAAAGACTCCGAAGAGTCCTACAAGATTGCTCTAgaaaatttgaagatgCACAGAACTACACTTGAATTTAATCTAAAAGCCCTTGAAGTGGcggaaaaagagaattgttGCTATTTATGTCAGAGACATTTTGAGAACAAGGAATCTTCCTCTCGCTTGATTAAAAACCTTCAAGACCGTACTGACAAGAATCTCCAGAAGGCTCTTGAAACTACTGCCgaagaagtaaaaataTACTTAGACGATCTAAAAAGCTGTTATGATGATGTGATATCTTATAGGAATAgtattaaagaaaagaattcCCTTGAGAAAAAGTATATTGAAGTTAAAAAGGATCATGATGAAAAAAGTAATATACAACGTAAATGTGTATTAGAACTCCAAGAACTTCAACACAAATTTTCAACGATTTCGGACAAAATACAACCTTGCATTAATAAGCTTGtcaatttcaatgaagaaaaattgaGAATATCGCTGGAGTTGAATAGGGTTGAGGAAGAATTGAGTATATACACTTCTCAAGAAGTGTTAGAAAGTATCGAAGAattacaacaaaaacaaaaatacatAAACGATAGACTAAGAACTTTAAGAAAGGACATTTCTGATACGCAGAGtcagaaagaagacaaatCAAGGGAGTATAATAATTTGCTGACACTAATAAGAGAAAAAAACTCAGACATTAATAGAATGGAAACCTTATtacaagaaagaaatggtGTTATAAAAGAACTAGAAGCCAACCAAGATATTATCAAAAGTTctgaaaaagaatcaagCATTCTGACAGAAGAGGTtcagaatttgaagaaagaaataaagtCTCACACGGAGGTTTTggatgaaatgaaaaaacgGAACAGAAATATGGAATTAGAAGCTCGCGACAAACGGGATAAAATTCAGAATCAAATTACTCTGGTTACAGATATAAGTAAAACAAtcaaagattttgaagaaaatgactCCAAACGCCTTACCCAATGTACCGAGTTACTCGAACAACACCGTAATGCAATATtgattaaagaaaaagatttgaaagatGTAGAAACTTTGATAAATGTCGATAACCAAAGGTTGAAAGACTCCGACAAGGaatttaaaaatattaaacTTAACATTGATTTATGCGATCTCAAAACTCAACTTGAAAGTTTTGATCGTGAACTGTCTAGTTTAGACGTAGCTACTgctgaaaaagaaagggaaaaataccaagaagaatctcTAAGATTGAGATCTGCATATGAAAAACTCAGCGCCGAAAATGCAGGGAAGCTGGGTGAAATCAAACAATTacaaaatcaaattaaAACGCTAACTACCCAGATTAATACGGATTATAAAAATGTTGACGAACTTTACCAAAGAGAATGGATTAAGCtacaaacaaaatcatTAGTAACTGATGATATTGATACTTATTCTCGTGCATTAGATAGTGCTATTATGAGATATCATAGCTTAAAAATGAAGGATATTAATCGTATCATCGATGAGCTTTGGAAAAGGACTTATAGTGGTACGGATGTCGATACcattaaaataaaaacagaCGAAGTCTCCAATGTGAGGGGAAAAACGTTTAACTATAGAGTAGTAATGTATAAACAGGATGCAGAGCTTGACATGAGGGGTCGATGCTCTGCTGGACAAAAAGTTTTGGCCgctattattattagatTAGCATTATCCGAGACGTTTGGAGTTAATTGCGGTGTTATAGCCTTAGACgaaccaacaacaaacctTGATGAGGAAAACATCGAGAGTTTAGCCCGTTCGTTAGGTAATATTATTGAAGTTAGGAGACATCAGACGAATTTCCAATTAATTGTAATTACTCATGACGAGAAGTTTCTCAATTATATGAATGCTTCAAGTTATACAGACCATTTCTACAAAGTTAAAAGGGATGATAGACAAAAATCACTGATTGAATGGGTAGATATCAACAAGGTAAGTAGTTAA
- the MPA43 gene encoding Mpa43p, whose translation MRTVGIGIDLGSSSFRIGVFDSETDELIEQESHKVGYLYYKDNIFTQSTHDIIKAIDVTFARLKLSNFNVRSIGVAATCSMVVGKQDGNNLIPTHIYEDFKTDNCQDVLFWMHSAARKETMYLNKTVDNRVLSFFGGKFFPEMAIPKLLMLSKIKLRNELTVIDLHRWLLWIVCLKLDYDVNLPVNVVNSNGIGHDGELFGWKSDFYDKLNLDGIFIGNNNAIDSKISIGDSCIDCYSSWFPTIKKETLNNALFAIAGTSTCFLYATDKTERFFNGIWGPFKDILFNRDHHQSIDPFSVYESGISKTGLLLEQLLLEHPVSKSTEGDILGLIEKEIQLIEKKENTSIHTLVNELYYEEDAACNESPFIKQNKNGISRQPYNDDFRDITLKYIVIVETLAFQIADVIQVFRDNNLHINTFVIVGSQAKNKRMLSVLKSLCKNLELWSTQGNEDKIGVKGAYLLGKSRSNNESLIHSLASSSEKLTRIDVSLKISAKTTSLLEQKYLIYKSLVNTKMR comes from the coding sequence ATGAGGACAGTTGGAATAGGTATAGATTTGGGATCTTCAAGCTTCAGAATTGGTGTTTTTGATTCGGAGACTGATGAGCTAATAGAGCAGGAATCTCATAAAGTTGGGTACCTTTACTATAAGGATAATATATTCACACAATCCACTCATGATATTATCAAAGCGATAGACGTTACATTTGCAAGACTTAAGCTATCTAACTTTAATGTCCGATCGATAGGTGTTGCGGCGACTTGCTCCATGGTGGTCGGAAAGCAAGATGGTAATAATTTGATTCCTACTCATATATATGAAGATTTTAAAACTGATAATTGTCAGGATGTGCTGTTTTGGATGCATTCGGCGGCACGTAAAGAAACAATGTATCTGAACAAAACTGTAGACAATCGCGTATTATCTTTCTTCGGAGGAAAATTCTTTCCTGAAATGGCCATCCCAAAGCTTTTAATGCTAAGCAAGATAAAACTCAGAAATGAATTAACTGTGATCGATTTGCACAGATGGTTACTTTGGATTGTTTGCTTAAAACTGGATTATGACGTTAACCTTCCGGTCAATGTAGTAAATTCTAATGGAATTGGCCATGACGGAGAACTTTTTGGATGGAAATCAGACTTTTATGATAAACTAAACTTAGACGGTATCTTTATTGGTAATAATAACGCAATAGATTCCAAAATCTCAATTGGTGATAGTTGTATTGATTGCTATTCCAGTTGGTTCCCTACCATAAAGAAGGAAACACTCAACAATGCTTTATTTGCAATCGCGGGAACATCCACATGCTTTCTATATGCAACTGATAAAACCGAGAGGTTTTTCAATGGAATATGGGGTCCTTTTAAAGATATACTATTCAATAGAGATCACCATCAGTCAATAGATCCTTTTTCAGTTTATGAAAGTGGTATCTCCAAAACTGGGTTGTTATTGGAAcaattgttgttggaacATCCAGTAAGTAAAAGCACTGAAGGTGACATTCTGGGTTtaattgaaaaagagattcagttgatagaaaaaaaagaaaacacatCTATACATACTCTTGTTAATGAACTATACTACGAAGAAGATGCAGCTTGCAATGAATCTCCATtcataaaacaaaataaaaatggaatTTCAAGACAACCTTATAATGATGATTTCAGAGATATTACTTTAAAATACATTGTGATCGTGGAAACTCTAGCTTTTCAAATCGCTGACGTGATTCAAGTTTTCAGAGACAATAATTTGCATATTAATACATTTGTAATAGTTGGAAGTCAagcaaaaaataaaagaatgTTGAGCGTTTTAAAATCATTGTGTAAAAACCTTGAACTTTGGAGCACACAAGGTAATGAGGACAAAATCGGAGTGAAGGGAGCATATCTCTTAGGGAAATCGCGCAGTAATAACGAATCACTTATACATAGTCttgcttcatcatcagaaaAATTAACCCGTATTGACGTCTCTCTAAAAATTTCAGCCAAAACCACTTCTTTACTAGAACAAAAGTACCTGATTTATAAAAGTTTGGTTAATACAAAAATGCGCTAA
- the RPA49 gene encoding DNA-directed RNA polymerase I subunit RPA49, with product MGSKRNFTEVGVSSYQEEPSVAVGSFFKGFQAPNDTLFELYKNKKDSDKFVLHGENERLEYEGKVDEDFAASSQYVVGVYDASTKSVELYKAPMFSTKVISKSTKNLMGPAIKQSDVRASIMRNALGEAFGTKKAKKAIADMERNRIDSDKLVDSAIDIVDSVKAASKDLPTQEQLKETVSSDRPTPVANLDATDVEQIYPLYNIIPKNEWAFIRVGPIMKEKDAEKRLEYFPHTKFQYIVKKLPTLTQASQMQKLQLLYYLSLLVGVYDNRRVNNKTKLLERINNPPDVLLDGILQRFTISKPGQYGKSKDRSFFIDPQREDKILCYILTIIMHLDNFIVEVPPLAQQLNLKPSRLVNLFKILGATVKGATVSQAEAFGIPKSSAATYKIATLRVPFKLPEMTRRGRGPRR from the coding sequence ATGGGTTCAAAGCGTAATTTTACGGAGGTTGGTGTGTCTTCATACCAAGAAGAACCATCTGTGGCCGTTGgaagcttcttcaaaggtTTCCAAGCACCAAACGATACTTTATTCGAACtttacaagaacaaaaaggATAGCGACAAATTCGTTTTACATGGAGAGAATGAAAGATTAGAATATGAGGGCAAGGTTGATGAGGATTTTGCAGCTTCTTCTCAATATGTCGTAGGTGTTTATGATGCCTCGACAAAATCCGTGGAGTTATACAAAGCGCCAATGTTCTCTACAAAGGTTATTTCCAAGTCCACTAAGAACTTAATGGGACCTGCAATCAAGCAATCAGACGTACGTGCATCGATTATGAGAAATGCCTTGGGTGAAGCATTTGGTACCAAGAAAGCGAAGAAAGCAATTGCTGATATGGAAAGAAATCGTATCGATTCGGATAAACTTGTAGATTCTGCTATCGACATTGTGGACTCTGTCAAGGCAGCTTCAAAGGACCTCCCAACACAAGAACAATTAAAAGAAACTGTTTCTTCAGACAGACCTACTCCTGTTGCAAACTTGGACGCAACAGATGTCGAACAAATTTATCCATTATACAACATAATACCCAAAAACGAATGGGCATTCATTCGTGTTGGTCCAATcatgaaggaaaaagatgCGGAAAAGAGGTTAGAATACTTCCCACATACAAAATTCCAATATATAGTCAAAAAGTTACCAACCTTGACTCAAGCCTCTCAAATGCAGAAATTACAGCTATTGTACTACCTATCTCTTTTGGTTGGTGTTTACGATAACAGAAGAGTTAACAACAAAACGAaattgttggaaagaaTTAATAACCCTCCTGACGTTTTGCTAGATGGTATTTTGCAAAGGTTTACAATTTCTAAGCCAGGTCAATACGGTAAATCTAAGGACAGATCGTTCTTCATTGACCCACAAAGAGAGGACAAGATTCTATGTTACATTTTAACTATAATCATGCATTTGGACAACTTCATCGTAGAAGTTCCGCCCTTAGCACAACAACTAAATCTAAAGCCTTCAAGACTAGTAaatcttttcaagataCTAGGTGCTACAGTGAAAGGTGCTACAGTATCTCAAGCAGAGGCTTTCGGCATTCCAAAATCCTCTGCTGCTACATACAAGATCGCAACTTTAAGGGTTCCGTTCAAGCTTCCTGAAATGACTAGAAGAGGTAGAGGACCAAGAAGGTAA
- the JJJ3 gene encoding Jjj3p, with protein MQQTLYEILGLESDANNNDIRKAYKAMLLETHPDKSGVNNDSKTLDITVNAIQHAFRTLIDEKSRKIYDEQLAESFKKQGFHNTGEGLDTYSLDSFNYEEESGFFTMSCPRCQMTEGFQLTEDILEEYAISHDNNGYFVLVQCSACSLWLKVLFDIADEE; from the coding sequence ATGCAACAGACATTATATGAAATATTAGGTCTAGAAAGTGATGCCAATAACAATGATATAAGAAAAGCATATAAGGCAATGCTTTTAGAGACTCATCCTGATAAATCTGGAGTGAATAATGATAGTAAAACTTTAGATATAACAGTGAATGCCATACAACATGCATTTCGCACTCTAATAGATGAAAAGTCCagaaaaatatatgatGAACAGCTTGCGGAGAGCTTCAAAAAACAAGGGTTTCATAATACAGGGGAAGGTCTTGACACTTACTCGTTGGACTCTTTTAATTACGAGGAGGAATCTGGATTCTTTACTATGTCTTGTCCTAGATGCCAAATGACAGAGGGTTTCCAACTTACAGAGGATATTTTAGAAGAATATGCTATTAGTCATGATAACAATGGATATTTTGTATTGGTTCAATGTTCTGCATGCTCTCTTTGGCTGAAGGTGTTATTTGATATAGCGGATGAAGAGTAG
- the CRS1 gene encoding cysteine--tRNA ligase: MSAPKTIQPKWFRPEQEKPAAVLKLYNTLTRNKEVFVTESNTKYLTWYSCGPTVYDASHMGHARNYVSIDINRRILQDYFGYDINFVQNVTDIDDKIIIRARQTFLFEEYLKKHQGKITETAISDVEASLFEFIEKNLKQNFSDISKYESWYSGLDLEKEKASNPKFSMYSTSVNNAILALKFKNEETFFAQAKDVLMPYLDKRLGSTLNDPEIFRKLPSYWEKRFDEDMAALNVLPPTITTRVSEYVPEIIEFVERIIGNGYAYPTTDGSVYFDTAKFDSAENHDYAKCQPWNKGQLDLILDGEGSLSDFSVKNGKKSPNDFALWKASKPGEPEWDSPWGKGRPGWHIECSVMASDIHGSVIDIHSGGIDLAFPHHDNELAQSEACFDNKQWINYFLHTGHLHIEGQKMSKSLKNFITIDEALKKYSARQLRLAFASVQWNNQLDFKESLLNEVKSLETSFTNFFRNVRALNNDYKHSLAENKIISKKLSSDEKNLLQDLKNVQNKVHVSFCDNLSTPQVLKHLNELLTVSNTYIAKVGADLKIEPLLAVTRYISKILGVIGFEVRSDGLGWLDVNKGESSTSGSKEDIAMPYVKCLSNFRDEVRQLAMNKASSTEYLKITDRLRDEDLLKLNVAIDDRQGQASLVKFLSDKEKDEMLKVIEERAKREAEKAAKKAEQQKLKEAKEKERFEKAKISPQEMFKTDQYSAWDEEGLPTKDKDGNEVTKSMLKKLKKQWLAQKKLHEEFF, translated from the coding sequence ATGTCAGCTCCAAAAACTATTCAACCAAAATGGTTTAGACCAGAGCAAGAGAAGCCAGCAGCTGTCCTAAAGCTATACAATACATTGACTAGAAACAAGGAAGTTTTTGTAACTGAATCAAATACCAAATATTTGACCTGGTATTCTTGCGGTCCTACTGTTTATGATGCCTCTCACATGGGTCATGCGAGAAACTATGTTTCCATTGATATCAACAGAAGAATCCTACAAGATTATTTTGGTTACGACATTAACTTTGTTCAGAATGTCACCGATATTGATGACAAGATTATCATCAGGGCAAGACAAACATTTTTATTCGAAGAATACTTAAAGAAACATCAAGGTAAAATCACAGAAACCGCAATTTCCGATGTCGAAGCAAGTTTGTTTGAGTTTATCgagaagaatttgaagcAAAACTTTAGCGATATCTCAAAGTACGAATCGTGGTATTCTGGCTTGGAtttagagaaagaaaaggcaTCTAATCCTAAATTCTCCATGTACTCTACATCTGTCAATAATGCTATTTTGGCTTTAAAGTTTAAGAATGAGGAAACTTTTTTCGCACAGGCTAAAGATGTCTTAATGCCTTATCTTGACAAAAGATTAGGTTCTACTTTAAATGACCCTGAAATCTTTCGCAAATTACCATCATACTGGGAGAAAAGgtttgatgaagatatggCTGCATTGAACGTCCTTCCTCCAACTATTACAACTAGAGTTTCCGAATATGTTCCAGAGATTATAGAGTTTGTTGAGAGAATTATTGGAAATGGTTACGCATACCCCACCACTGATGGATCTGTTTATTTTGATACAGCCAAGTTTGATTCCGCGGAAAACCACGACTATGCTAAATGTCAACCTTGGAATAAGGGCCAGCTAGATTTGATTTTAGATGGGGAAGGTTCGTTATCCGATTTTTCTGTTAAAAACGGTAAGAAGTCCCCTAATGACTTTGCTCTTTGGAAGGCCTCTAAACCTGGCGAACCGGAATGGGATTCTCCTTGGGGTAAAGGTAGACCAGGATGGCATATTGAATGTTCTGTAATGGCCAGTGATATTCATGGCTCCGTTATTGATATTCATTCAGGAGGTATTGATTTAGCTTTTCCTCATCACGATAACGAACTAGCTCAATCCGAAGCTTGCTTTGATAATAAACAATGGATTAATTACTTTTTGCACACAGGACATTTACACATTGAAGGTCAGAAAATGTCTAAGTCGTTGAAGAATTTCATAACTATTGATGAAGCGCTTAAAAAGTATAGTGCTCGTCAATTGAGACTCGCATTTGCTTCTGTTCAATGGAACAACCAGTTAGATTTCAAAGAGTCTTTGTTGAATGAAGTTAAATCATTAGAAACTTCTTTTACTAACTTTTTCCGGAATGTTAGAGCTTTGAACAATGATTATAAGCATTCCCTTGccgaaaacaaaattatAAGTAAGAAGTTGTCATCTGACGAAAAGAATCTACTTCAAGATTTAAAAAATGTCCAGAATAAAGTTCATGTCTCCTTTTGTGATAACTTATCCACACCTCAGGTCTTGAAACATTTGAACGAATTGCTAACTGTTTCCAATACCTATATTGCCAAAGTAGGTGCTGATTTGAAGATTGAACCTTTATTGGCGGTTACTAGATACATATCTAAAATATTAGGTGTGATTGGTTTCGAAGTCCGTAGCGATGGTCTTGGTTGGTTGGATGTAAATAAGGGCGAATCTTCTACCTCAGGAAGTAAAGAGGATATCGCTATGCCATATGTGAAATGCCTATCTAACTTTAGAGATGAAGTTCGTCAATTGGCTATGAATAAAGCATCTTCAActgaatatttgaagattACTGACAGATTAAGAGATGAAGATTTATTGAAACTCAATGTTGCTATTGACGATAGACAGGGTCAGGCATCTTTGGTAAAGTTCCTATCAGACAAGGAGAAGGATGAGATGCTTAAGGTGATAGAAGAAAGGGCAAAAAGAGAGGCCGAAAAGGCTGCCAAAAAGGCAGAACAAcagaaattgaaggaagctaaagagaaagaaaggttTGAGAAGGCGAAAATTTCCCCTCAAGAAATGTTTAAAACCGACCAGTACTCGGCTTGGGATGAAGAAGGACTACCTACTAAAGATAAAGATGGAAATGAAGTAACCAAGTCCATGTTGAAAAAGCTTAAAAAACAATGGTTAgctcaaaaaaaattacatGAAGAATTCTTTTAA
- the VPS75 gene encoding Vps75p, with protein MSNSSSVSDAFKGLAECEDEMELVENKVELYKIKLTTPVFEKRDKLLNDIPFFWNIVLSQHSDFANYIRASDFKYIEAIKSVRVRPLVLEDETASPRDFKITFDFNEIDGDLPSQSVTKVFKIEKDISKIQVRKHRTPEDDELDAELGFLTSEPVNVEWPKSYEKITPHLIADKTTPEGKKNYRTGMKTFFAWFKWTGLKPGKEFPNGDSLANLFNEELYPYCVKYYTEAQRDVIDESEADTDEEDSDQPLKLDLNGSESEEESETGPPQKKVKV; from the exons ATGTCCAACAGTAGTTCTGTAAG TGATGCCTTTAAAGGTTTAGCAGAATGCGAAGATGAGATGGAGTTGGTAGAAAACAAGGTTGAATTATATAAGATTAAACTAACTACCCCAGTTTTTGAGAAAAGAGATAAACTCTTGAATGATATaccatttttttggaatataGTATTAAGCCAACATTCTGATTTCGCAAATTATATTAGAGCTTCCGATTTCAAATATATCGAGGCTATAAAAAGTGTCAGGGTCCGGCCTTTGGTTTTGGAGGACGAAACAGCTAGTCCTAGGGATTTTAAAATCacttttgattttaatGAGATAGATGGAGATCTCCCAAGCCAATCTGTTACTAAGGTGTTTAAGATCGAAAAGGATATTTCTAAAATCCAAGTTAGGAAACATCGTACACctgaagatgatgaattagATGCTGAATTAGGGTTTTTAACAAGTGAACCAGTTAATGTTGAATGGCCGAAGTCATATGAGAAGATTACTCCACATCTCATTGCTGACAAGACCACTccagaaggaaagaagaattatcGTACAGGTATGAAAACCTTTTTTGCTTGGTTTAAATGGACAGGATTAAAACCAGGGAAAGAGTTTCCAAATGGCGATTCTTTAGCTAACCTTTTTAATGAGGAGCTTTATCCTTATTGTGTCAAGTACTATACCGAAGCACAGCGTGATGTTATTGATGAATCGGAAGCGGATaccgatgaagaagacagTGACCAACCATTAAAACTTGACTTAAATGGTAGTGAGAGTGAAGAGGAGTCTGAAACTGGACCTCCGCAAAAAAAGGTTAAAGTTTAA
- the CWC25 gene encoding U2-type spliceosomal complex subunit CWC25, with the protein MSDLNLLKSWNPKLLKNRKKVWEAQQELLEENKKIKERQKEIQKERQLEHYNNLSRDEERGKTNKKKTGLEWMYEDAKSQIADDEDFLLGKKVITDSLINQANIHDDKHQEEPKKEKKRRHYNGFQDIENKETSNHNNDLAGEDPMAKFTAAKKRQLKDIYTKQNREGLAYTKSRYNNKTYRR; encoded by the coding sequence ATGAGTGATTTAAACCTACTAAAATCTTGGAATCCCAAACTTCTTAAGAACAGAAAGAAAGTATGGGAAGCACAACAAGAACTattagaagaaaacaaaaagattAAGGAACGTCAAAAGGAAATACAGAAAGAACGTCAGTTGGAACATTACAATAACTTAAGTagagatgaagaaagaggcaaaactaataaaaaaaaaactggGCTTGAATGGATGTACGAAGATGCTAAATCACAAATAGCAGACGATGAAGACTTCTTACTAGGGAAAAAGGTTATAACGGATTCACTTATAAACCAAGCAAACATTCATGACGATAAACaccaagaagaaccaaaaaaagagaaaaaaagaaggcatTACAACGGATTCCAAGACATAGAAAATAAGGAAACATCAAACCACAACAACGACTTAGCAGGCGAAGATCCGATGGCGAAGTTCACCGCAGCCAAAAAAAGACAGCTGAAAGACATCtatacaaaacaaaatagaGAAGGTTTAGCCTACACAAAGTCTAGATATAACAACAAAACCTATAGGCGTTAG